CCCAGCCAAGCACTACGGAGGGTGCCAACCTTTCATAGGTCTGCAACCGGTCGCGGTGCCGGTAAAGCAGGTAGCCCGACAGCAAACCCGCCAGGCTCACCAGCAGGGCGCTCAGGTAAAAGCTGTTGAACACCGGCGTGGCGCCAACCGGCTCGGCCATGTCAGCCAGGAAGGCGACACCCGCGCCCAGCTGTACCAGCACACCGAAGGCACGCGCCAGCCTGCGCTGCTGCCGCACGCCGATCCACACCAGCGCCGCGCCCTCCAGCGCCCAGGCGGCACCGGTCCAACGCCCGTCCACGGCCATCGGAATGGCGAGCGTGCCGAACGCCACCGCGAGGGCCAGAAACGCCTCGACCAACATGCGCAGGGATGCCTGGTTCCTGCGCCACACCAACATCGCGGCGAAGGCGTAAAACAGGCCCACGGCCAGGGCGCTGATGGCGGTGCCGTACTCGAACTCGTGCACCAGCGCGACCTGCAGGCCGAACGCCACCAAAGGTACGCCGAACACCAGCGTGCCATCCACGTAGCCCTTCAATTGTGGCGGATGGCGATGAGCGAACAACACCGGCACCAGCACGTAAAAAACGAAGAAAAGGATCAGGAACGGCTCGGTGGTGGCGAAATGCTCGGGCCGGTAGGCACGGTAACCCCACATGGCGCCGATGACGAACGTGAATATGAAACCCAGCAGATTCAGTTCGCGCCAGGCCTTGAACCAGGCAATGCCCAGAATGCCGGCGTCCAACACCGCATAATAGGTAAACAAGTGCACGTGGCTGCCGCCGCTCGAAATCAGCACCGGCGCCAGAAAGCCGCCCACGGCCGCCAACACGGCCAGGCTGCGGGCGTCCTCGAGCACCGCCAACGCGCTGGTCAGGGCCACCAGCACCACCATGAGTACCAACGCCGCCGCGCCGGGCAGCATGTGATAAAGATGGAAAGCGGCGAATACCGTGAGGTACATGATGCCGGTACCGCCGCCCTGCAACACCAGCGCATAGTTGTAGCGCCGCGTGCGCAGCCGCCAGCCAAGCAGCACCAGCATCAGACCGCCCAGGGCCGCGCCGGCGAGCCGCAATTCGATCGGAAACATGCCGCGCTCGGCGGCGTACTTGAGCAGAAAAGCAACGCCGAAAAACAGCACCACCACGCCCACGCGAGCCACGGTGTTACCACCCAGCAGCCACTGGACTACGCGGTCGTAAATCCTGGAGACGGCCTGCACAGCCGGCGTGGCTTCGGCATGGGCCTCCGGTGCCTGCTCGGGCTCGACGGGTTGCGGTTTCGGCGCAGGCGCCGGCTGCGCTATCTCTCGCGGTTCTTCTTCCGGTGTTCTTGCCGGCTTTTCCGGTTTTTGTACTTGTGTCTGTGCAGGTGTGGACGTGGCAGTCGTCCGCGGGGATGGAGAGACAGGGCGCGCAGCCGCGACCGCCGGGCGGACGGCTGGAGCCAGCTCGGCCTCCAGCGCGCGCACTTGATCCTGCAGCTTTTGGATCTTGAGGAACAGCCCCCAGAGCAGAAACGGCAGGGCCAACAGAAACAGGGTGTAAATCGCTCCAATAAACAGCAATACGTCCACGGCGTCCCTCCACGGCGCGCATGCGGCACCGCAAGCGCAAGCGATCATCACGGCTGCAAAACCGCAGCCCCCCTCACCTAAGAACTAGCAGGAAATGGAGAAACAGAGCCAGCCCGAGCTGGCCCGATTTGTTTGGGCGTGAGCGCGTATCACGGCACCCATCCTTTTGAGGTTTGCCTCCATTCAGGCAACCAGTTGCTGCAGATTACGACGTACTGCAGTTTCGACCGTTTGTGCAACGCGACCAGAGCCCATCAACACCTCGTTGACCGACACAGAGACAGGAATCATGGGCGTCCTTGT
This genomic window from Gammaproteobacteria bacterium contains:
- a CDS encoding DUF2339 domain-containing protein, producing the protein MDVLLFIGAIYTLFLLALPFLLWGLFLKIQKLQDQVRALEAELAPAVRPAVAAARPVSPSPRTTATSTPAQTQVQKPEKPARTPEEEPREIAQPAPAPKPQPVEPEQAPEAHAEATPAVQAVSRIYDRVVQWLLGGNTVARVGVVVLFFGVAFLLKYAAERGMFPIELRLAGAALGGLMLVLLGWRLRTRRYNYALVLQGGGTGIMYLTVFAAFHLYHMLPGAAALVLMVVLVALTSALAVLEDARSLAVLAAVGGFLAPVLISSGGSHVHLFTYYAVLDAGILGIAWFKAWRELNLLGFIFTFVIGAMWGYRAYRPEHFATTEPFLILFFVFYVLVPVLFAHRHPPQLKGYVDGTLVFGVPLVAFGLQVALVHEFEYGTAISALAVGLFYAFAAMLVWRRNQASLRMLVEAFLALAVAFGTLAIPMAVDGRWTGAAWALEGAALVWIGVRQQRRLARAFGVLVQLGAGVAFLADMAEPVGATPVFNSFYLSALLVSLAGLLSGYLLYRHRDRLQTYERLAPSVVLGWGLLWWFAAGIHEVFEHVPVYDKASVSLLFIALSCGVMGWVARRLDWDDLHVPLPALLPAMILFAVYAYGNDPGAQPLARWWLPAWAAAFAVDYRSMWRFEKYWNRSLQRSMHLGTLWLALFLIVWEGAWAVDWALPEDGTWSYAVWGLLPALTVMLLPVWGERLAWPVRRFRDYYLGLGLGLVTTAMLVWVFDASVRAGDPRPLPFLPLLNPLELTQAFVLVAGFGWLWRTPPGQLRTPAWYAFGAAAFAALNGAIARAMHFIGDVPFYFHAMWHTARYQTAVSIVWTIVALAIMVVASRSQRRQPWFVGATLLGLVVAKLFLVDLAGVGTVARIVSFVVAGLLILLIGYLSPLPPKQGQEEEQP